The following are from one region of the Microbacterium sp. cx-55 genome:
- the nrdF gene encoding class 1b ribonucleoside-diphosphate reductase subunit beta codes for MTEKLKLLTAVQAINWNRIQDDKDLEVWNRLVNNFWLPEKVPLSNDIQSWNTLTPDEQTLTMRVFTGLTLLDTIQGTVGAVSLIPDAITPHEEAVYTNIAFMESVHAKSYSSIFSTLASTPEIDDAFRWSSENENLQKKAHIVMDYYRGDEPLKRKVASTLLESFLFYSGFYLPLHWSAKAKLTNTADIIRLIIRDESVHGYYIGYKFQKGMEQLTQPERDEIKDYTFSLLYELYDNEVQYTQDLYDAVGLTEDVKKFLHYNANKALMNLGFEAMFPATVTNVNPAILSALSPNADENHDFFSGSGSSYVIGKAEATEDDDWDF; via the coding sequence ATGACCGAGAAGCTCAAGCTGTTGACCGCCGTCCAGGCGATCAACTGGAACCGCATCCAGGACGACAAGGACCTCGAGGTCTGGAACCGCCTGGTGAACAACTTCTGGCTGCCCGAGAAGGTGCCGCTGTCCAACGACATCCAGTCGTGGAACACGCTGACGCCCGACGAGCAGACGCTCACGATGCGGGTGTTCACAGGGCTCACGCTCCTCGACACCATCCAGGGCACGGTCGGCGCGGTGTCGCTGATCCCGGATGCGATCACCCCTCACGAAGAGGCGGTGTACACGAACATCGCCTTCATGGAGTCGGTGCACGCGAAGAGCTACTCGTCGATCTTCTCGACGCTCGCCTCGACGCCCGAGATCGATGACGCGTTCCGCTGGTCGTCCGAGAACGAGAACCTTCAGAAGAAGGCGCACATCGTCATGGACTACTACCGTGGCGACGAGCCGCTCAAGCGCAAGGTCGCGTCGACCCTGCTCGAGTCGTTCCTGTTCTACTCGGGCTTCTACCTGCCGCTGCACTGGTCGGCGAAGGCGAAGCTCACGAACACGGCCGACATCATCCGCCTCATCATTCGTGACGAGTCGGTGCACGGCTACTACATCGGGTACAAGTTCCAGAAGGGCATGGAGCAGCTCACCCAGCCCGAGCGCGACGAGATCAAGGACTACACGTTCTCGCTGCTCTACGAGCTCTACGACAACGAGGTGCAGTACACGCAGGACCTCTACGACGCGGTCGGCCTGACCGAGGACGTCAAGAAGTTCCTGCACTACAACGCGAACAAGGCCCTGATGAACCTGGGCTTCGAGGCGATGTTCCCCGCCACGGTCACGAACGTGAACCCGGCGATCCTCTCGGCCCTGTCGCCGAACGCTGATGAAAACCACGACTTCTTCAGCGGGTCGGGTTCGTCCTACGTCATCGGCAAGGCCGAGGCGACGGAAGACGACGACTGGGACTTCTGA
- a CDS encoding DUF4287 domain-containing protein, with protein sequence MSTHRVVAPDLTGAEKPKGPASYFPSIEKTYGRPVQEWLDVVVEQLDAGKTHMAVVTSLKDDHGLGHGHANAIVAYAKAALAKS encoded by the coding sequence ATGAGCACGCACAGAGTGGTGGCCCCCGACCTCACCGGCGCGGAGAAGCCCAAGGGCCCGGCGTCGTACTTTCCGAGCATCGAGAAGACCTACGGTCGGCCGGTGCAGGAGTGGCTGGATGTGGTGGTCGAACAACTCGATGCGGGCAAGACCCACATGGCCGTCGTCACGTCACTGAAGGACGATCACGGTCTCGGCCACGGGCACGCGAACGCGATCGTCGCCTACGCGAAGGCTGCGCTCGCGAAGAGCTGA